One Triticum dicoccoides isolate Atlit2015 ecotype Zavitan chromosome 5B, WEW_v2.0, whole genome shotgun sequence genomic window carries:
- the LOC119309376 gene encoding pectinesterase inhibitor 10-like: MSSGALMEFSEYKVETHARETDLSVVYNIAPAVVDDYINTSSSAAAGPASPSRTSPPLARPSPPPIPTPASALLPPEAPAPPLPSRSCSASPPSRSRAAPLCTSCGRRLPLPPEAPAGRPPLHLEATAAGCAATNTKTAIKIISYGHNSWVKTSANLMLLLTITFLLLPSDTSAAGWNGCKSFVIGPIEEACTRKECTFACQDGFTKLGHCKDGVVKCGWKSNCVLLDVTALYAEISTVHPYNLGTNNKYLGNNSMFTT; encoded by the exons atGTCTAGCGGCGCTCTAATGGAGTTCAGCGagtataaagtggagacccacgcgagggagacggatctctccgtGGTGTACAACATCGCCCCGGCcgtggtggatgactacatcaacacc AGTTCCAGCGCCGCCGCTGGCCCTGCCTCGCCATCCCGGACCTCGCCGCCGCTGGCtaggccgtcgccgccgccgatccCGACTCCCGCATCAGCCCTACTTCCTCCCGAAGCTCCAGCGCCCCCCCTTCCCTCCCGCAGCTGCAGCGCCTCCCCTCCCTCCAGAAGCCGCGCTGCGCCCCTCTGCACCAGCTGCGGACggcgcctccccctccctcccgaAGCTCCAGCTGGACGGCCACCACTCCACCTAGAGGCAACAGCTGCCGGTTGTGCAGCCACG AACACCAAGACTGCTATCAAAATCATCTCATATGGACACAACAGCTGGGTCAAGACGAGCGCAAACCTTATGCTACTCCTGACCATCACCTTCCTTTTGCTACCGTCAG ATACTTCAGCAGCAGGGTGGAATGGTTGCAAGTCATTTGTCATTGGTCCGATAGAGGAAGCATGTACCCGCAAGGAATGCACCTTCGCATGCCAAGATGGGTTCACTAAGTTGGGTCACTGCAAAGACGGTGTTGTTAAGTGTGGTTGGAAATCCAACTGTGTTCTGCTGGATGTAACTGCACTCTATGCGGAGATTTCAACCGTCCATCCATATAACTTGGGAACAAATAACAAGTACCTAGGGAACAATTCCATGTTTACTACGTAG